From Toxotes jaculatrix isolate fToxJac2 chromosome 1, fToxJac2.pri, whole genome shotgun sequence, a single genomic window includes:
- the senp8 gene encoding sentrin-specific protease 8, with protein MDPVVLSYQDSLLRRSDVSLLEGPYWLNDQVIGFAFEYFAAERFRVLGETIIFISPEVTQFIKCASCPDELAIFLEPLDLASRRWVFLAVNDNSNQTAGGSHWSLLVYHHNSNHFAHYDSQNGSNSLHARRIASKLEPFLGAGRKALFVEEPCPSQQNSYDCGMYVICIAEALCEKARVEGSPRLPVQIITPAYITQKRAEWCRLIQSLAQNDLCCSLSFP; from the coding sequence ATGGACCCTGTAGTGTTGAGCTACCAGGACAGCCTGCTGCGGCGCTCTGACGTGTCCTTACTGGAGGGACCTTACTGGCTCAATGACCAAGTCATTGGTTTTGCCTTTGAGTATTTTGCTGCTGAGCGCTTCAGAGTCCTGGGGGAGaccatcatcttcatcagccCGGAGGTCACCCAGTTCATCAAGTGTGCTTCTTGCCCTGATGAGTTAGCCATATTTCTGGAGCCGCTGGATCTTGCTTCTCGTCGCTGGGTCTTCCTAGCTGTTAACGACAACTCCAACCAGACCGCTGGGGGATCCCACTGGAGCCTTTTGGTCTACCATCACAACTCCAACCACTTTGCCCACTATGACTCTCAAAACGGCAGCAATTCACTGCACGCACGACGCATCGCCAGCAAGTTGGAGCCTTTCTTAGGTGCAGGTAGAAAAGCTCTGTTTGTGGAGGAGCCCTGCCCTTCACAGCAGAACAGCTATGACTGTGGCATGTATGTTATCTGTATCGCCGAGGCCTTGTGCGAGAAGGCCAGGGTGGAGGGCTCACCACGTCTTCCTGTGCAAATCATCACGCCAGCCTACATCACCCAGAAGAGGGCTGAGTGGTGCAGACTGATCCAGAGTCTAGCTCAGAAtgacctctgctgctctctgtcttttccttaG